From a single Paenibacillus sp. FSL W8-0426 genomic region:
- a CDS encoding iron-sulfur cluster biosynthesis family protein encodes MRISITDLAAERLTAGLGEQPGYFKLFYDTENCGCNGVLVIDIVDQPGALDEPVETNLGTFYVDPKQQLNLEESMKLDTEPNYPSFKLSSDSGVLNGNLRVRDARASAVGTPAAMNACALPSSR; translated from the coding sequence ATGCGCATATCCATTACCGATCTTGCTGCAGAGCGCCTGACCGCAGGCCTCGGAGAGCAGCCGGGTTATTTCAAGCTTTTTTATGATACCGAAAATTGCGGATGCAACGGCGTGCTCGTCATCGACATCGTAGACCAGCCTGGAGCATTGGATGAACCCGTCGAAACGAATCTGGGCACATTCTACGTGGACCCCAAACAACAGCTTAACCTGGAGGAGAGCATGAAGCTGGATACCGAGCCCAACTATCCTTCGTTCAAGCTCAGCAGCGACTCAGGGGTGCTTAACGGCAACCTTCGCGTACGGGACGCTCGTGCCAGCGCGGTTGGAACGCCCGCAGCCATGAATGCCTGTGCCTTGCCATCCAGCAGATGA
- a CDS encoding DUF1349 domain-containing protein yields the protein MSMDHFGQWPEAAWTREPASWALQSDRLIVEAAEGSDFWENTFYGFCHRNGHALLAAWDGDRAVEVSFDLKSFTELYDQAGLMLWHDQHQWIKAGIEVNDGVPHAAVVVTDHFSDWSLSPVPEWAGQIVTIRASWSNDAVIIRARTDKHPWRTIRVARFAYATGKQAGPFLCSPKRAGFSVEFLRWKQTAPDVDLHADPPIEE from the coding sequence ATGTCAATGGATCATTTTGGGCAATGGCCGGAAGCAGCCTGGACAAGGGAGCCCGCATCTTGGGCTCTGCAATCCGATCGGCTGATCGTCGAGGCGGCAGAGGGAAGCGACTTTTGGGAAAACACGTTTTACGGCTTTTGCCACCGGAATGGCCATGCTTTACTTGCCGCATGGGACGGAGACCGTGCCGTCGAGGTATCCTTTGACTTAAAATCGTTTACCGAATTGTATGATCAGGCGGGCTTGATGTTGTGGCATGACCAGCATCAGTGGATCAAAGCGGGCATTGAGGTCAACGACGGCGTACCCCATGCAGCGGTGGTGGTGACAGACCATTTTTCCGACTGGTCGTTATCTCCTGTGCCCGAGTGGGCAGGTCAAATTGTAACGATCCGGGCTTCCTGGAGCAACGATGCCGTCATTATACGCGCGAGAACAGACAAGCATCCATGGCGCACGATCCGGGTTGCGCGGTTTGCCTATGCGACAGGCAAACAGGCGGGGCCTTTTCTATGCTCTCCGAAACGTGCCGGCTTCAGCGTGGAATTCCTCCGCTGGAAGCAGACGGCACCGGACGTGGACTTGCATGCTGATCCGCCGATCGAGGAGTAG
- a CDS encoding SET domain-containing protein, protein MIEVKRSPIGGSGEFNRGVFATEDIPKGKLIHQAPVVAYPNEDHHHIDETILGDYVFEYGTNHTAMLLGYGSLINHSYEPNATYVINFDNHSFDFYAYRDIRAGEEVLINYNGDETNMDPLWFLDDYEERMQQLNQAEQAAEREKNAE, encoded by the coding sequence ATGATTGAAGTAAAACGTTCCCCCATTGGAGGAAGCGGAGAATTTAACCGCGGCGTATTCGCCACGGAGGACATTCCAAAAGGAAAGCTGATCCATCAGGCGCCGGTCGTTGCCTATCCGAATGAAGATCACCATCACATCGATGAGACCATACTCGGAGATTACGTATTCGAGTACGGCACGAACCATACTGCGATGTTGCTGGGTTACGGCAGTTTGATTAACCACTCCTATGAACCCAACGCGACTTATGTCATCAATTTCGACAATCATTCCTTCGATTTCTACGCTTATCGGGATATTCGGGCGGGCGAAGAAGTGTTGATCAACTACAATGGCGATGAAACTAACATGGACCCGCTATGGTTTCTCGATGATTACGAAGAACGCATGCAGCAGTTGAATCAAGCCGAGCAAGCTGCCGAGCGCGAAAAAAACGCTGAATGA
- a CDS encoding ABC-F family ATP-binding cassette domain-containing protein gives MSILNVEKLSHGFGDRAIFNNVSFRLLKGEHIGLIGANGEGKSTFMNIITGKLQPDEGKVEWSKRMRVGYLDQHAVLSKGQSIRDVLRSAFQYLFDMEQEMNDMYGKMGDVTPEELEQLLEDVGTIQDTLTNQDFYLIDAKVDETARGLGLTDIGLDKDVNDLSGGQRTKVLLAKLLLEKPDILLLDEPTNYLDEQHIEWLKRYLQDYENAFILISHDIPFLNSVINLIYHMENQDLTRYVGDYDHFQEVYEMKKQQLESAYKRQQQEIADLKDFVARNKASVATRNMAMSRQKKLDKMEVIELAAEKPKPQFNFREARTSGKLIFETKGLVIGYNEPLSRPLDLRMERGQKIALVGANGIGKTTLMRSILGEIPALDGTVQRGDLLEIGYFQQEIKEANYNTCIEEIWQEFPSFTQFEVRAALAKCGLTTKHIESKVAVLSGGEKAKVRLCKLINNETNLLVLDEPTNHLDVDAKDELKRALKAYKGSILLISHEPEFYRDVVTDTWNCESWTTKVF, from the coding sequence ATGAGTATATTAAACGTGGAAAAATTGAGTCACGGTTTTGGCGACCGTGCCATCTTTAACAATGTATCGTTCCGTCTGCTCAAGGGTGAGCATATCGGTTTGATCGGGGCCAACGGTGAAGGGAAATCCACCTTCATGAATATCATTACGGGCAAGCTGCAGCCGGATGAAGGTAAAGTGGAATGGTCCAAGCGCATGCGCGTCGGTTATCTGGACCAGCATGCCGTGCTCAGCAAAGGACAGTCGATCCGCGACGTGCTGCGCAGCGCGTTCCAATACCTGTTCGACATGGAGCAGGAGATGAACGACATGTACGGCAAAATGGGAGATGTGACTCCCGAGGAACTGGAGCAACTGCTCGAAGACGTCGGCACGATTCAGGATACGCTGACCAATCAGGATTTTTACTTGATTGATGCCAAGGTGGATGAGACCGCCCGAGGACTGGGTCTGACCGACATCGGCCTGGACAAGGACGTTAACGATCTGAGTGGCGGACAACGCACGAAGGTGCTGCTGGCCAAGCTTTTGCTCGAAAAACCCGATATTTTGCTGCTTGACGAGCCGACGAACTATCTGGATGAACAGCATATCGAATGGCTGAAACGTTATCTGCAGGATTACGAGAATGCGTTTATCCTCATCTCTCACGATATTCCGTTCCTGAACAGCGTCATCAACCTGATCTATCATATGGAAAATCAGGATTTGACCCGTTATGTGGGCGATTATGACCACTTCCAGGAAGTTTACGAGATGAAAAAGCAGCAGCTCGAATCGGCGTACAAACGCCAACAGCAGGAAATTGCCGACCTCAAGGATTTCGTGGCCCGGAACAAGGCGAGCGTGGCAACGCGCAATATGGCGATGTCCAGACAAAAGAAGCTCGACAAGATGGAAGTCATCGAGCTGGCGGCCGAGAAGCCGAAACCGCAGTTTAATTTCCGCGAAGCGAGAACGTCGGGCAAACTGATTTTCGAAACCAAAGGCTTGGTGATCGGGTACAACGAGCCATTGTCCAGACCGCTTGATCTGCGTATGGAACGTGGACAAAAAATTGCGCTCGTCGGTGCGAACGGGATCGGTAAAACAACGCTCATGCGCAGCATTTTGGGCGAAATCCCGGCGCTGGACGGAACGGTGCAGCGCGGCGACTTGCTGGAAATCGGTTATTTCCAACAAGAGATCAAAGAAGCGAACTATAACACATGCATCGAGGAAATTTGGCAGGAGTTCCCGTCCTTCACGCAATTTGAGGTGCGTGCGGCTCTGGCCAAATGCGGTTTGACGACCAAACATATCGAGAGCAAGGTTGCGGTGCTGAGCGGTGGCGAAAAGGCGAAAGTACGCCTGTGCAAGCTGATCAACAACGAAACGAACCTGCTCGTGCTCGACGAGCCGACGAACCATCTGGACGTGGATGCGAAGGATGAACTCAAACGCGCGCTGAAAGCCTATAAAGGCAGCATTCTGCTGATTTCCCACGAACCGGAATTTTACCGCGACGTCGTGACGGATACGTGGAACTGCGAATCGTGGACGACGAAAGTATTTTAA
- a CDS encoding fibronectin type III domain-containing protein, whose translation MNSLKKPITFVLAASLALSSGPWMLPGQVFADVDRMPAILLQDDFSDGDYTVSPEWIVSSGNWSIAADPLDGSNNTLYQSDTGEGIISTGDRMSDMTVTTSVYTGAGQGYPGILPRFQDKNHFYYFQMQVPANKLVFSKRVNGTDTTLKTADFTFAKNTWYTLKLVLSGTSIRAYITENGADRLVFDLADDTYAAGTVGIRNKWQTVQVDDVIVAEPPPANDIALTAAEQTASSVSLQWTEAEGATGGYRLYRSTLPDSGYSFVASTMSPGYVDEGLSTDTNYYYKVAYEYGGLTESLWSSPLEVRTAATAPQAPGNLTAVGLDATSVKLSWSAADKATGYRVSRALLGSESYEQVVEGTSLSYTDQGLEPGSSYSYRVTAYNAAGESAPATTEARTYDINSPTGFAVSDVTDTSISLRWDVLPGSNVTYTVSRATSATGTFQQVYRGGDTAFTDSKLSMGTGYFYNIQAEVDGVVSPVSTPLGAATIRTSFTPGQLWPDLGGKAIDAHGAGFFYDEQTEKYYWYGEYHTGGWPATGIRVYSSTDLMNWTDEGMALTMIRSMDDFDNDPLISELYAGREDRVDIWADIRRGRIIERPKVIYNDKTKKYVMWAHMDGDKDPYNDNANYGKAQAGYAISDSPTGPFVYQKSYRMDRAPEGEKDYQPGNPGMARDMNLFKDDDGTAYLIYSSEENLTLYISKLTDDYSDVTGWHKQGLTDEKGNPVRDSTYQAEYGVDYVRVFPGGQREAPAMFKYQGKYYMLTSGATGWSPNENKVTVADNIFGPWSTMTNPFVRTLPSDPDPGKAFGTQSTSVIPVDPAKGKFIYVGDTWNGGNFSNDGAKYVFLPIEFGIGSDIAIRWYDSWTPDLLNSMGKVDITDPLPEAVPLGKVPALPTTVNVRDGETLVPTPAVWTVNDRVMTAEDFAKPGPLTLQVRTPEFGNKKQAVRVYVVPENALYFVNSGGYETADYKLMGAYMKGTLANPGTADQMYAPGEGRDWGYVSADALPSGSNGGDIFSTVRYLNGGNVTNSPKGTDLTYRFDVPNGTYDIYAGFNDPWTNTSRRANFYINGENTGAVTYTPSSVRAHRGIAVSNNKLELTVRNTAAQDPLISWIVIAKPDMAPSVDESAGLRAEAVTGTDVTLHWDARLGAAGYKLYRSEREDGEYSIVYNGSLRQYTDRELTPGTHYYYKVEALDAVGGSLGGLSTACETETVELTAEEVAASITALEQPAKGAKTLKLPTVPKGFRIAIASSSLPDVVRVDGTIVPPSEEATVTLELEITRISDDSKALTVPLIVKVPAQASSSGGTGSDGSSGGTGGSAGGSSGGTSGGTGGQNGSSNTSGDRLVPQPQKDRALLEVKAETGKDGVAQAEVKESAMEAAFAAVPAAASNRPLVELRLKASAEAGAYELRLPAASLVDDGKARRILIVTALGSLELPTDLRKNVAADGDIVTVRLTQTTLAKPTARQLGTQQGLRLDLDVNGEVWPSTSVLTLRMPYGKLQGAHPDAIVAFKIGADGVAAPLPQSRYDEQSGEVVFTTSSGAGEYAVARVESTFADVGSVPWARTAIHALAARGIIHADGTDDAGHLQPKQDMTRGQYVQWLVAALGLDAPAGDEFSDVKADAPYYEAVGTARSLGIATGTGNGRFLPEAAITRQEMMTLTVRALETAGLLQPGSVETENVLTRFHDAHMIRPYAGQSVATLVQLGVVGGYNGEVKPLAAATRAESAVLLYAMMNELVWPK comes from the coding sequence TTGAACTCATTGAAGAAACCGATTACATTCGTGTTGGCGGCTTCATTGGCACTGTCTTCGGGACCGTGGATGCTGCCAGGCCAGGTTTTTGCCGATGTGGACCGCATGCCCGCAATACTGCTGCAGGATGACTTTTCGGATGGGGATTATACCGTGTCGCCTGAGTGGATCGTGAGTTCAGGAAATTGGAGCATAGCTGCCGATCCGCTCGATGGTTCCAACAACACGCTCTATCAGAGCGATACCGGGGAAGGCATCATTTCGACTGGTGATAGGATGTCCGACATGACCGTGACCACAAGTGTTTATACGGGGGCGGGGCAGGGATATCCAGGCATTTTGCCGCGTTTTCAGGACAAGAACCATTTTTATTATTTTCAAATGCAGGTGCCTGCCAACAAACTTGTGTTTTCCAAGCGGGTGAACGGCACGGATACCACGTTGAAAACGGCGGATTTCACTTTTGCCAAAAACACGTGGTACACGCTCAAGCTGGTGCTGTCGGGCACGTCCATTCGGGCCTATATTACGGAAAACGGAGCCGATCGGCTCGTCTTTGATCTTGCGGACGATACATATGCCGCCGGTACGGTCGGCATTCGCAACAAGTGGCAGACGGTGCAGGTCGACGATGTTATCGTCGCCGAGCCGCCGCCCGCCAATGACATTGCGCTGACTGCCGCCGAGCAGACGGCCTCCTCGGTATCGCTGCAATGGACGGAAGCGGAAGGCGCGACCGGCGGTTATCGCCTGTATCGTTCCACATTGCCGGACAGCGGTTATTCCTTTGTGGCAAGCACAATGTCTCCGGGTTATGTGGATGAGGGATTAAGCACGGATACGAACTATTACTACAAAGTGGCTTACGAATATGGCGGCTTAACAGAATCGTTGTGGTCTTCGCCATTGGAGGTTCGGACGGCAGCCACGGCGCCGCAGGCACCTGGCAACTTGACGGCGGTCGGGCTCGATGCCACCAGCGTAAAGCTGTCATGGTCTGCGGCAGACAAGGCGACCGGCTACCGTGTATCACGTGCTTTGCTTGGCAGCGAATCATACGAGCAGGTGGTTGAGGGGACTTCGCTCAGTTACACGGATCAAGGTCTGGAGCCTGGCAGCAGCTACAGCTATCGCGTCACCGCGTATAACGCAGCCGGGGAATCCGCGCCTGCAACAACGGAAGCGAGAACGTATGATATCAACTCCCCGACCGGTTTTGCCGTTTCGGATGTGACGGATACGTCGATTTCTCTTCGTTGGGACGTTCTACCCGGTTCGAACGTGACTTATACGGTGTCCAGAGCAACAAGTGCAACAGGCACGTTCCAACAGGTGTATCGCGGTGGCGACACTGCGTTTACGGACAGTAAATTATCGATGGGGACCGGTTATTTTTACAACATTCAGGCGGAAGTTGACGGCGTTGTTTCCCCGGTTTCGACGCCGCTTGGGGCCGCCACGATTCGCACGAGCTTTACGCCAGGCCAATTATGGCCGGACCTGGGCGGCAAGGCGATCGATGCCCATGGCGCCGGGTTCTTTTACGATGAGCAAACGGAGAAGTATTACTGGTACGGCGAATACCACACGGGAGGATGGCCGGCGACGGGAATTCGCGTATATTCGTCGACAGACTTGATGAACTGGACGGATGAGGGAATGGCGCTCACGATGATCCGATCCATGGACGACTTCGACAACGATCCGCTGATCTCGGAACTGTACGCGGGCCGTGAAGACAGGGTGGATATCTGGGCCGATATCCGCAGAGGCCGGATCATCGAGCGGCCAAAGGTCATTTACAACGACAAAACGAAAAAATACGTCATGTGGGCCCACATGGACGGAGACAAGGACCCTTACAACGACAACGCCAACTACGGCAAGGCGCAGGCTGGTTATGCCATCAGCGATTCGCCGACGGGTCCGTTCGTCTACCAGAAGAGTTACCGGATGGATCGCGCTCCCGAAGGGGAGAAGGATTACCAACCAGGCAATCCGGGCATGGCACGAGACATGAACTTGTTTAAGGACGACGACGGTACCGCATACCTGATTTACTCCAGCGAGGAAAATCTGACGTTGTATATTTCCAAATTGACGGATGACTACAGCGACGTCACGGGATGGCACAAGCAAGGGTTGACCGACGAGAAAGGCAATCCCGTGCGCGATTCTACCTATCAGGCTGAATACGGTGTAGACTACGTGCGCGTATTTCCTGGCGGACAGCGCGAAGCTCCGGCCATGTTCAAATATCAGGGCAAATATTATATGCTGACCTCCGGCGCAACCGGCTGGTCGCCGAACGAAAACAAGGTGACCGTAGCGGACAACATTTTCGGGCCGTGGTCTACGATGACGAATCCGTTCGTGCGCACGCTGCCTAGCGACCCTGATCCGGGCAAAGCGTTTGGCACGCAGTCCACGTCAGTGATTCCGGTGGATCCGGCCAAGGGCAAATTCATTTATGTGGGCGATACATGGAACGGCGGAAATTTCTCTAATGACGGGGCCAAATACGTATTCCTGCCGATCGAATTCGGAATAGGTTCCGATATCGCGATCCGGTGGTATGACAGTTGGACGCCTGATTTGCTGAATTCGATGGGGAAGGTGGATATTACAGATCCGCTGCCGGAAGCAGTACCGCTCGGCAAGGTTCCCGCGTTGCCAACAACCGTTAATGTGCGCGACGGAGAAACCTTGGTGCCGACGCCAGCGGTCTGGACGGTGAACGACCGTGTGATGACGGCCGAAGATTTTGCGAAGCCGGGTCCGCTCACGTTACAGGTGAGGACGCCGGAGTTCGGCAACAAAAAACAGGCGGTGCGCGTATACGTCGTCCCCGAGAATGCCCTTTATTTTGTCAATAGCGGGGGTTACGAGACAGCCGATTACAAATTGATGGGTGCTTATATGAAAGGAACGCTGGCCAACCCGGGAACGGCGGACCAGATGTATGCGCCGGGCGAGGGACGCGACTGGGGATATGTCAGCGCGGATGCGCTGCCTTCCGGTTCGAATGGTGGAGACATATTTTCGACCGTGCGTTATTTGAACGGCGGCAATGTGACCAATTCGCCCAAAGGCACGGATCTGACTTATCGCTTTGACGTACCGAACGGAACATACGATATCTATGCCGGATTCAATGATCCATGGACAAACACGTCGCGCCGAGCCAATTTCTATATTAATGGAGAGAATACCGGTGCAGTCACGTATACGCCATCCAGTGTGAGGGCTCATCGAGGCATTGCCGTTTCGAACAACAAGCTGGAACTGACGGTACGCAATACGGCAGCGCAGGATCCGCTGATCAGTTGGATCGTCATCGCCAAACCGGACATGGCACCTTCCGTGGACGAAAGCGCCGGGTTGCGAGCCGAAGCGGTGACGGGAACAGACGTTACGCTCCACTGGGATGCCCGTCTTGGGGCGGCGGGTTACAAGCTTTATCGTTCAGAGCGTGAAGACGGGGAGTACAGCATCGTTTATAACGGGAGTTTGCGGCAATATACGGATCGCGAACTGACGCCGGGTACGCATTACTATTATAAAGTGGAAGCGCTCGATGCGGTGGGAGGATCACTGGGCGGTTTATCGACGGCCTGCGAAACGGAGACGGTGGAGCTCACTGCCGAGGAAGTCGCCGCTTCCATCACAGCACTGGAGCAGCCCGCCAAAGGCGCGAAAACATTGAAGCTGCCGACCGTTCCGAAAGGGTTCAGGATTGCGATCGCTTCGAGTTCGCTGCCGGACGTTGTACGTGTCGATGGCACGATCGTGCCGCCATCCGAGGAAGCTACGGTCACGTTGGAATTGGAGATTACACGCATCTCTGACGACAGCAAGGCATTGACGGTACCTCTTATCGTCAAAGTGCCTGCACAGGCTTCTTCATCCGGAGGTACGGGAAGCGACGGTTCAAGCGGCGGCACAGGAGGAAGTGCGGGCGGCAGCTCTGGCGGAACTTCGGGTGGCACGGGAGGTCAAAACGGCAGCTCGAACACGTCAGGAGACCGTTTGGTACCTCAACCGCAAAAAGACAGGGCTCTTCTTGAAGTGAAGGCCGAGACCGGCAAGGATGGCGTCGCGCAAGCAGAGGTGAAAGAATCCGCAATGGAAGCGGCTTTTGCGGCAGTGCCTGCCGCAGCTTCGAACAGACCGCTGGTGGAGCTTCGCTTGAAAGCGAGTGCAGAGGCCGGTGCATATGAGCTCCGTCTGCCTGCCGCCTCGCTGGTGGATGACGGCAAGGCCCGCCGGATCTTGATCGTGACCGCTTTGGGGTCGCTGGAGCTTCCGACCGATTTGCGCAAAAACGTTGCTGCAGACGGCGATATCGTAACGGTGCGGTTAACGCAAACAACATTGGCGAAGCCGACTGCACGGCAGCTTGGCACACAACAGGGGCTGCGACTGGATCTTGACGTGAATGGAGAAGTTTGGCCATCTACTAGTGTCTTGACGCTTCGAATGCCTTATGGGAAGCTGCAAGGCGCGCACCCTGACGCCATTGTTGCGTTCAAGATCGGGGCGGACGGAGTGGCAGCACCGCTGCCACAAAGCCGATATGACGAGCAGAGCGGCGAGGTTGTATTCACCACTTCATCAGGTGCAGGAGAATATGCCGTAGCACGGGTGGAGAGCACATTTGCCGACGTGGGAAGCGTTCCATGGGCCCGAACAGCGATCCATGCGCTGGCTGCACGCGGAATCATCCATGCAGATGGAACTGATGATGCAGGGCATCTGCAGCCGAAACAGGATATGACGCGTGGTCAATACGTGCAATGGCTGGTCGCGGCGCTTGGTTTGGATGCCCCAGCGGGCGACGAATTCTCCGATGTGAAGGCAGACGCCCCGTATTACGAGGCGGTTGGAACTGCGCGTTCGCTCGGCATTGCCACCGGTACCGGCAACGGGCGTTTCTTGCCAGAGGCAGCCATTACCCGGCAGGAAATGATGACTCTGACGGTAAGAGCGCTTGAAACGGCTGGACTGCTTCAACCGGGTTCAGTAGAAACAGAGAACGTCCTGACACGTTTCCACGATGCGCATATGATCCGTCCTTATGCCGGGCAAAGTGTTGCAACGCTTGTGCAGCTTGGCGTCGTTGGTGGTTATAACGGCGAGGTCAAACCTTTGGCTGCAGCTACGCGTGCCGAGTCGGCGGTGTTACTGTATGCGATGATGAATGAGCTGGTATGGCCTAAGTAA